Genomic segment of Pararhodobacter zhoushanensis:
GATAGACGCCTTCGATAAAGGCGGTGTTGAAGCCATGCACGAACACCACGGCCTCGCGTTGGGCCGACGGCTGCTGGGCCAGCTCGGTCCGCAGGGCGCGGACGAAACCGGGGGTGTTCAGGGCCTCGGTCCCGGCCAGCATGAAGTGGCGCAGCGGATCAGCCTGCGACCGTGGGCGTTGACGCGGGATCGCACCGGGTTCACGGTCCGGCGGAATGGACACCACATATCGCCCATAGGTCACCTCGGGCGAGCGGCTCCAGCCCGGCACCGGCTGCGTCGGGTCCGCCCCGCGCGTGGTGCCGACCAGCACATCTTGCCTGACGGTCCCTTCGGCCGGGCCTTGCACAAAGTCCACCTCTTCGCGCACGGCGCAGGCGGCAAGCAGCGTCAGGGATGCGAAAAGAAACAGGCGCATGGGGTATCGGTCCGGCTGGGGTGCACCGCTTTGATACACGAGCCCTGTAACAAGGTCATGGGGGCTCTGCGCAGAATGTCCTTTGCCCGTGGCTGCGTTGCGCAGTAGAGGGAGAGCATGCGCGATATCCTCACCCCTGCCCGCACCGCCGCTGCCGAACTGCGCCGCCTGTTTGAACCGACGCCGCTGCAACGCAATGACCATCTGTCCAACCGCTTTGGGGCCGATATCTGGCTCAAGCGCGAGGATCTGACGCCGGTACGCAGCTACAAGATCCGCGGGGCGTTCAACGCCATGCGGCGGGTGCTGGACGCGACACCGGATCAGGACACTTTCGTGTGCGCCAGTGCCGGCAACCACGCGCAGGGCGTGGCCTTCGCCTGCCGCCACTTCAGCCGCAAAGGCGTGATCTACATGCCGGTCACCACGCCCCGGCAGAAGATCGACAAGACGCGGATCTTCGGCGGCGATTTCGTCGAGATCCGGCTGACCGGCGATTATTTCGATCAGGCACTCTCGGCCGCGCAGGCGTTCTGCTCTGAGGCGGGCGCGCATTTCCTGTCGCCCTTCGATGACGAAGACGTGATCGAGGGTCAGGCCAGTGTCGGCGTCGAGATTGTCGAGCAACTGGGCCGGATGCCCGACATGATCATCCTGCCGGTGGGCGGCGGCGGACTGTCGTCAGGTGTGAAGCGGTTCTTCGAGGGGCTGGGCGCACAGGTCGCCTTTCGCTATGTCGAGCCGCTGGGCGGCGCGAGCCTGAC
This window contains:
- the ilvA gene encoding threonine ammonia-lyase IlvA; this encodes MRDILTPARTAAAELRRLFEPTPLQRNDHLSNRFGADIWLKREDLTPVRSYKIRGAFNAMRRVLDATPDQDTFVCASAGNHAQGVAFACRHFSRKGVIYMPVTTPRQKIDKTRIFGGDFVEIRLTGDYFDQALSAAQAFCSEAGAHFLSPFDDEDVIEGQASVGVEIVEQLGRMPDMIILPVGGGGLSSGVKRFFEGLGAQVAFRYVEPLGGASLTAALQAGTPVTLPKVDSFVDGAAVARIGARPFEALADVDPAHVLLAPEDRICITMLEMLNVEGIVLEPAGALSVDVLPDLADQIAGKTVVCLTSGGNFDFERLPEVKERAMRFAGHKKYFILRLPQRPGALRDFLEILGPDDDIARFEYLKKSARNFGSVLIGVETTRADNITALFARMETAGFDFRDVTIDEALANFLV